Proteins from a single region of Nodularia sp. LEGE 06071:
- a CDS encoding nif11-class peptide radical SAM maturase 3, producing MDYRRISYAVWEITLKCNLACQHCGSRAGQTRVDELTTAEALDMVKQMADVGITEVTIIGGEAFLRPDWLEIAQAITQAGMLCGMTTGGYGISLDTAHRMKAAGIGVVSVSVDGLEATHDRIRGKQGAWQWAFKTMSHLKQAGIPFGCNTQINRLSAPEFPSIYEHLRDAGIFAWQIQLTVPMGNAADNNEILLQPYELLDVYPMIARVARRAKEEGVRLQAGNNIGYYGPYERLLRGGDAWTFWQGCSAGLSTLGIEADGAIKGCPSLPTSAYTGGNIRDRSLRSIIEETEELRFNLGAGTPQGTDHLWGFCKTCEFAELCRGGCSWTAHVFFDKRGNNPYCHHRALTHEKNGMRERVFLQRRADGNPFDNGEFALIAEPIHAPWPENDPLHFTSDRVHWSDSWQKEPELVPYSVASN from the coding sequence ATGGACTATCGCCGAATTAGTTATGCGGTTTGGGAAATTACATTAAAATGCAATCTTGCTTGTCAACACTGCGGTTCTCGTGCTGGTCAAACTAGGGTAGACGAACTGACTACAGCAGAAGCCCTGGATATGGTCAAACAAATGGCAGATGTTGGCATCACCGAAGTAACTATTATTGGTGGTGAAGCGTTTCTCCGTCCAGATTGGTTAGAAATTGCCCAAGCCATTACCCAAGCGGGAATGCTCTGTGGTATGACTACTGGGGGTTATGGAATTAGTTTAGACACAGCCCACCGGATGAAAGCAGCTGGTATTGGTGTAGTTTCTGTCTCTGTAGATGGCTTGGAAGCAACTCACGATCGCATCCGTGGTAAACAAGGTGCTTGGCAATGGGCTTTCAAAACTATGAGTCATCTGAAGCAAGCCGGTATTCCTTTTGGTTGTAATACTCAAATCAATCGCCTTTCTGCACCAGAATTCCCCAGTATATATGAACATCTCCGGGATGCAGGTATTTTTGCTTGGCAGATTCAGTTAACTGTACCGATGGGCAATGCGGCGGATAATAATGAGATTTTGCTGCAACCTTACGAATTATTAGATGTCTATCCGATGATTGCTCGTGTTGCTAGACGTGCGAAGGAAGAAGGGGTAAGACTGCAAGCAGGGAATAATATCGGTTACTACGGCCCCTATGAGCGATTGTTAAGGGGTGGGGATGCTTGGACTTTTTGGCAGGGATGCAGTGCGGGACTATCTACTTTGGGAATTGAAGCAGATGGCGCTATTAAAGGTTGTCCTTCATTGCCAACTTCAGCTTACACCGGTGGTAATATCCGCGATCGCTCTTTGCGAAGCATTATCGAGGAAACGGAAGAACTCCGGTTTAATTTAGGTGCTGGTACTCCCCAAGGCACAGATCATCTCTGGGGTTTCTGCAAAACTTGCGAGTTTGCCGAATTATGTCGAGGTGGTTGCAGTTGGACTGCACACGTCTTTTTTGACAAGCGCGGGAATAATCCTTACTGTCATCATCGCGCCTTGACTCACGAAAAAAATGGCATGAGAGAACGAGTATTTCTCCAACGTCGAGCCGATGGCAATCCCTTTGATAATGGGGAGTTTGCTTTGATTGCAGAACCGATTCATGCCCCTTGGCCAGAAAACGATCCACTACATTTTACAAGCGATCGCGTTCATTGGTCAGACAGTTGGCAAAAGGAACCAGAGTTAGTCCCATACTCAGTTGCTTCTAATTAA
- a CDS encoding Nif11-like leader peptide family natural product precursor, with protein MSLEQVKSFYEQLANDETFRTQIQGVESKDECSQVVQGAGYDFTPEEFEEYTIKLLESTGNEGELQDLSEKELEAVFGGILGKPVIQPLYGVIMWPGMPWEPKPQPLYGVVNPEF; from the coding sequence ATGTCTCTAGAACAGGTCAAATCTTTCTACGAACAGTTAGCAAATGATGAAACTTTTCGCACGCAAATCCAAGGTGTGGAAAGTAAGGATGAATGTAGCCAAGTAGTTCAAGGTGCTGGCTACGATTTTACCCCAGAAGAGTTTGAAGAATATACTATTAAATTATTGGAATCCACTGGTAATGAAGGTGAACTCCAAGATTTGAGTGAAAAAGAACTAGAAGCTGTTTTTGGTGGCATCCTGGGCAAGCCAGTAATACAGCCACTATATGGGGTGATTATGTGGCCAGGTATGCCGTGGGAGCCTAAACCTCAGCCATTGTATGGAGTGGTAAACCCTGAATTTTAG
- a CDS encoding Nif11-like leader peptide family natural product precursor, translating to MSLEHVKTFYEKLAKDERFRAQVQGATSKDEYSQIVKTAGYDFTPEEFEEYTLQLLESTANEGEIQDLSEKELAAVVGGATAGIVGSIWPYMVAIYGLPPRLFLQ from the coding sequence ATGTCTCTCGAACACGTCAAGACTTTCTACGAAAAATTAGCGAAAGATGAGCGTTTTCGCGCTCAAGTTCAAGGTGCGACAAGTAAAGATGAATATAGCCAAATAGTAAAAACTGCTGGTTACGATTTCACCCCAGAAGAGTTTGAAGAATATACTCTGCAATTGTTGGAATCCACTGCTAATGAAGGTGAAATCCAAGATTTGAGTGAGAAAGAATTAGCAGCAGTTGTTGGTGGTGCAACAGCAGGAATTGTGGGATCTATCTGGCCTTATATGGTCGCCATCTATGGGTTGCCACCAAGACTTTTTTTGCAGTAA
- a CDS encoding nitrogen fixation protein — MENLPTENTTLCPSARPESVNSVVFGVIGGTVAEPRVAYLKQPQPVTSELLAKASPITPAEIFRTASACATKDCQHFDGQDCRLAMQIVEKLPAVAEELPPCSIRRDCRWWQQEGKAACRRCPQVITDHYNASELVMNVANPSAR, encoded by the coding sequence ATGGAAAATTTGCCTACGGAAAATACCACACTCTGTCCCAGTGCTAGGCCAGAATCAGTAAATAGTGTTGTCTTTGGAGTTATCGGTGGAACTGTAGCAGAACCTCGTGTAGCTTATCTCAAGCAGCCACAGCCTGTCACAAGTGAACTATTAGCCAAAGCTAGTCCCATTACACCTGCCGAAATATTCCGTACAGCCTCAGCTTGTGCTACTAAAGACTGTCAGCATTTTGATGGACAAGATTGCCGTCTCGCAATGCAAATTGTAGAGAAATTACCGGCGGTAGCTGAGGAACTTCCCCCTTGTTCTATACGCAGAGATTGTCGTTGGTGGCAACAAGAAGGAAAAGCAGCTTGTAGGCGTTGCCCGCAAGTGATTACAGATCACTACAATGCATCTGAACTAGTAATGAATGTCGCAAATCCTAGTGCTAGATAA
- a CDS encoding NYN domain-containing protein: protein MSTTNFTKVENSHKRPEEEPHLPRKNLIKNGTKHENTQKRAPLSNSSLLNLENRGRVAIFIDGVSLFHTALQLAIEIDYLKLLCHLTGGSRLLRAFFYTAVDTSRPSAARPRPNEKQQGFLFWMRRNGYRVVTKEVQLADHTKKHNLNVEIAVDMITLAPYYDTAILVSGDRDLAYAVNAVSATGSRVEVVSLRALTSDSLIDVADEFIDLDKIKQYIQKDSHLGYSYRVLSNSKL from the coding sequence ATGAGTACCACTAATTTTACCAAAGTAGAAAATTCCCACAAACGCCCAGAAGAAGAACCTCATTTACCAAGAAAAAACCTGATAAAAAATGGTACAAAACATGAAAATACCCAAAAACGTGCGCCTTTATCGAATAGTTCCTTGTTAAATCTGGAAAATCGGGGTCGAGTCGCTATTTTCATTGATGGCGTAAGTTTATTTCATACAGCTTTACAACTGGCTATTGAAATCGACTATCTCAAATTACTTTGCCATTTAACTGGGGGTTCGCGGTTGTTGCGTGCTTTCTTTTATACTGCTGTCGATACCTCCCGACCAAGTGCTGCACGTCCACGCCCGAATGAAAAGCAACAAGGTTTTCTGTTTTGGATGCGGCGCAATGGTTATCGTGTAGTTACCAAAGAAGTGCAACTGGCAGACCATACCAAAAAACACAATTTGAATGTCGAAATTGCTGTGGATATGATTACCTTAGCTCCTTACTATGATACAGCAATTTTAGTGAGTGGAGATAGAGATTTAGCTTATGCGGTAAATGCTGTCAGCGCCACAGGTTCTCGTGTTGAAGTTGTAAGTTTGCGGGCATTGACGAGCGACAGTTTGATTGATGTGGCAGACGAGTTCATTGACCTCGATAAAATTAAACAATACATTCAGAAAGATTCCCATCTTGGCTATAGTTATCGGGTGCTTTCCAATTCCAAACTGTAA
- a CDS encoding response regulator transcription factor has translation MDILIVEDELEISQLIQHSLTKEGFSCRISRDGLNALQMFQAQPPDLIILDLMIPGLDGLEVCARIRQKPGAKDPYILMLTARGEEIDRVIGLSTGADDYMVKPFSPRELVARVRALLRRSLRQGGQHQVNRTQHFVIDLDQHTAIRQLNSQVAETLDLTTLEFNLLNTFVSNPGRVWNRTQLIDKLWGNDFFGDERVVDTHVARLRKKVEPDPASPTFIKTVVGVGYKFEDTL, from the coding sequence ATGGATATTTTAATTGTTGAGGATGAACTGGAAATTTCTCAGTTAATCCAACATTCTTTAACCAAAGAGGGATTTTCCTGTCGCATTAGCCGCGATGGTCTCAACGCTTTGCAGATGTTTCAGGCACAACCACCAGATTTAATCATCCTCGACTTAATGATTCCGGGGTTGGATGGTCTGGAAGTGTGTGCGCGGATTCGCCAAAAACCCGGTGCAAAAGACCCTTATATTTTGATGTTGACAGCTAGGGGTGAGGAAATTGATCGGGTGATTGGCTTATCGACTGGTGCTGATGACTACATGGTTAAACCCTTCAGTCCGAGAGAGTTAGTTGCTAGAGTCCGGGCTTTATTGCGGCGTAGTCTCCGCCAAGGAGGACAGCATCAGGTGAATCGGACTCAACACTTTGTGATTGATTTAGATCAGCACACTGCGATTCGACAACTCAATTCCCAAGTAGCCGAAACCTTGGACTTAACTACGTTAGAATTTAATTTATTAAATACCTTTGTCAGTAATCCTGGTCGAGTCTGGAACCGGACTCAGCTAATTGATAAACTTTGGGGTAATGATTTTTTTGGCGATGAACGAGTTGTAGATACTCATGTAGCACGATTGCGGAAAAAAGTTGAGCCTGATCCAGCTAGTCCCACTTTTATTAAAACTGTGGTTGGGGTAGGGTATAAGTTTGAAGATACCCTGTAG
- a CDS encoding sensor histidine kinase codes for MGWRWAKSLPLASRLFLSHLVVMIVGLVSLVIISGISSPRFFFLHLQRLESRGMRLINIRAELVQGFETAWRRSTIWSVIVGGTAAGGLSYWVSKRIMLRLTEMEQITQKFASGQLEARLPLSDIPELHRLGTSFNQMAASLEGVEARRRELIGDMTHELRTPLTVVRGYLEELADGEIEPSPEIYRRLTKETKRLERLVNDLQELSKAEAGYLPINIQPVNLWPLLESLVEKFSDQLLEDGPVLGWECPDYLPLVLADIDRTEQVLVNLLGNAIRHTVKGAITIRVSLEGSQLWIAVTDTGIGISPEDLPHVFERFWRADQSRDRNSGGTGIGLTITRRLVELQGGRIYVASELGIGSTFRFCLPLA; via the coding sequence ATGGGCTGGCGTTGGGCAAAGTCTTTGCCTCTGGCATCGCGTCTGTTTTTATCCCACCTTGTAGTGATGATTGTGGGGTTGGTTAGTCTGGTAATTATTAGTGGTATCTCTTCTCCGCGCTTTTTTTTCCTGCATTTGCAAAGGTTAGAAAGTCGGGGGATGAGATTAATTAATATTCGGGCTGAATTGGTGCAAGGATTTGAAACGGCTTGGCGACGTAGCACTATTTGGTCTGTGATTGTCGGTGGAACGGCGGCGGGAGGATTGAGTTATTGGGTATCCAAACGAATTATGCTGCGGTTGACAGAGATGGAACAAATTACTCAGAAGTTTGCATCTGGTCAACTAGAGGCGCGATTACCTTTATCTGACATTCCGGAACTGCATCGGTTGGGGACTAGCTTTAATCAGATGGCGGCTAGTTTAGAAGGGGTGGAAGCCCGGCGGCGGGAATTGATTGGCGATATGACCCATGAATTGCGGACACCATTAACGGTTGTGCGGGGTTATTTAGAAGAACTCGCTGATGGAGAAATAGAACCATCTCCGGAGATTTATCGGCGATTGACTAAGGAAACGAAGCGGTTAGAGAGATTAGTTAATGATTTACAAGAATTATCCAAGGCAGAGGCTGGTTATCTGCCAATTAATATCCAACCTGTGAATTTATGGCCTTTATTAGAGTCGTTAGTGGAGAAATTTAGCGACCAATTGCTGGAAGACGGCCCGGTTTTAGGCTGGGAATGTCCCGATTATTTACCTCTGGTATTGGCAGATATTGACCGCACAGAACAGGTTTTAGTCAATTTGCTGGGTAATGCTATCCGTCATACTGTCAAAGGTGCAATTACTATCCGGGTTTCCTTGGAAGGATCTCAGCTGTGGATTGCTGTTACGGATACAGGGATTGGGATTTCCCCAGAGGATTTACCCCATGTCTTTGAACGGTTTTGGCGGGCTGACCAATCACGCGATCGCAATTCTGGTGGTACTGGTATTGGTTTAACTATCACCCGGCGATTAGTGGAACTGCAAGGTGGTCGGATTTACGTAGCCAGCGAACTGGGAATTGGTAGCACCTTTCGTTTTTGCTTACCTTTGGCTTGA
- a CDS encoding polysaccharide deacetylase family protein, with protein sequence MLPPSYQPISQRPVLKLPNHARVAVWVVMNVEHFTFGKLGTAIQPHLNSHPEIANYAWRDYGNRVGIWRLLELFAELEIPVTAAVNGEICTFYPEIMAAMQQHGWEIMAHGLNNSTGHSGMNQETESAIIKQTLDLLSQATGKMPKGWLTPGFSITESTFELLQTAGISYTADWVNDDQPYWYPVADGRLLAIPYTIEANDISLCLSNRFSGVEFAQAIIDQFEQLWLEGEKQPRFMAIGLHPFIVGQPLRLKYLKQCLLHIKNQPHTWLTTGESIYQWMDK encoded by the coding sequence ATGTTGCCCCCATCTTATCAACCAATTAGCCAACGTCCGGTTTTAAAATTACCTAATCATGCCAGAGTTGCTGTTTGGGTAGTGATGAATGTAGAACACTTCACCTTTGGGAAACTAGGAACAGCGATTCAACCCCACTTAAATAGTCATCCAGAAATTGCTAACTATGCTTGGCGAGACTACGGTAATCGTGTAGGTATATGGCGTTTACTGGAATTATTCGCTGAGTTAGAAATCCCAGTTACAGCCGCAGTCAACGGCGAAATTTGCACATTTTACCCAGAAATTATGGCAGCTATGCAACAGCATGGTTGGGAAATTATGGCACATGGACTGAATAATTCTACTGGGCATAGTGGCATGAATCAAGAAACAGAAAGTGCTATAATTAAACAGACATTAGATTTACTCAGCCAAGCCACAGGGAAAATGCCCAAAGGCTGGTTAACACCAGGATTTTCCATTACCGAATCAACCTTTGAATTATTGCAGACAGCCGGAATAAGTTACACAGCAGATTGGGTAAACGATGACCAACCTTATTGGTATCCTGTAGCAGATGGACGCTTATTAGCAATTCCGTATACCATAGAAGCAAACGACATTAGCTTATGTTTGAGTAACCGATTTTCTGGGGTAGAATTTGCCCAAGCAATTATTGATCAATTTGAGCAGTTATGGCTAGAGGGAGAAAAGCAACCTCGGTTCATGGCTATTGGCTTACATCCATTTATTGTCGGTCAACCACTGAGGTTAAAATATCTCAAACAATGCTTACTTCACATTAAAAATCAACCTCATACCTGGCTAACAACAGGTGAAAGTATTTATCAATGGATGGATAAATAG
- a CDS encoding ureidoglycolate lyase, protein MTISPTQTLKIPVIDANSENIKPYGHLLGDDVSKPGLGIPFYQQRVLEGENIDFSYRGTATFRTAKILPGYPPINWLERHIYMTQMFIALGQAPFIMVLAPPNHETGENLPNINQIQAFRFPPGHGLLLYIGTWHDFPIACDRAVVILTANSDEVVTALSQMQTPDEMNQGDVYKISLPKRLNLQLQLEI, encoded by the coding sequence ATGACTATTTCACCCACACAAACCTTAAAAATCCCCGTCATTGATGCTAACTCAGAAAACATTAAACCCTACGGACATTTATTAGGAGACGACGTTAGCAAACCCGGATTAGGGATTCCATTTTATCAACAAAGAGTCCTCGAAGGTGAAAACATCGACTTTAGCTATCGAGGTACAGCAACATTCAGAACCGCCAAAATTCTGCCAGGATATCCGCCAATTAACTGGCTAGAAAGACATATATATATGACTCAAATGTTCATCGCCTTGGGACAAGCACCATTTATTATGGTTTTAGCACCCCCCAATCATGAAACTGGGGAAAACTTACCCAACATCAATCAAATCCAAGCATTCCGCTTTCCCCCTGGTCACGGACTATTATTATATATTGGCACATGGCATGATTTTCCCATAGCGTGCGATCGCGCAGTAGTCATCCTGACAGCAAACTCCGATGAAGTCGTCACCGCCTTAAGCCAAATGCAGACACCAGACGAAATGAATCAAGGCGACGTGTATAAAATCTCCCTCCCCAAAAGATTAAACCTGCAACTCCAACTAGAAATCTAA
- a CDS encoding FAD binding domain-containing protein gives MDLPNIETYLQPNHIQDIPKWEKGWTWLSGGTWLFSQPQPDAKVLVDTQNLGWTEIEISQDYLIIGATCPLIKILEYPWLPEWTAIAGLKTAVNALAASLKVINIATVGGNICLALSVGTLAPVMVALDAIYEIWNLQGESYQIAAQDFQLGDKSTILKPGEILRRVLIPLPNLQWKVNYQRLSIATSDPALAIVVSASNREKVHYVIAASVAAPRLLENEDIATETFITDTKASADYRRELTKVLIKRCKNS, from the coding sequence ATGGATTTACCAAACATCGAAACCTACCTACAACCAAACCACATCCAAGACATCCCCAAATGGGAAAAAGGTTGGACTTGGCTAAGTGGAGGAACATGGCTATTTTCCCAACCCCAACCAGATGCAAAAGTTTTAGTAGATACGCAAAATTTAGGATGGACAGAAATTGAAATTAGCCAAGATTATTTAATTATCGGTGCAACTTGTCCATTAATTAAAATTTTAGAATATCCCTGGTTACCAGAATGGACAGCAATCGCAGGATTAAAAACTGCTGTTAATGCACTTGCAGCCTCATTAAAAGTAATTAATATAGCTACAGTCGGAGGTAACATTTGCCTCGCTTTATCTGTAGGAACCTTAGCACCAGTGATGGTAGCTTTAGATGCAATTTATGAAATTTGGAACTTACAAGGAGAATCATATCAAATTGCCGCCCAAGACTTTCAACTAGGAGATAAAAGCACAATTTTAAAACCGGGAGAAATTCTCCGAAGAGTTTTAATTCCCTTACCTAACTTACAATGGAAAGTTAATTATCAACGTTTGAGTATAGCCACATCTGACCCAGCATTAGCCATTGTAGTGAGTGCGAGTAACAGAGAAAAAGTGCATTATGTGATTGCTGCAAGTGTAGCTGCGCCGCGTTTATTAGAAAATGAGGATATAGCAACAGAAACCTTTATTACAGATACAAAAGCTAGTGCAGATTATCGGCGGGAATTAACCAAAGTTTTAATCAAGCGATGCAAAAACAGTTAA
- a CDS encoding molybdopterin-dependent oxidoreductase has product MQKQLNFQVNQQSYTENCHPGTSLLSLLRQLGWFGVHRVCDTGDCGACTVWVNDTPIHSCIYPAMRIADKSVTTIEGLFQNEELAPIQQAFLESQGFQCGFCTPGMIMTAAKLPALSEAELRLALKGNLCRCTGYQAIIESILASYQPQMHNSNISVYPRSSAFENSFKSVGKNIPKQDGTAIVTGQAAYTGDIAPPGLLHLKVLRSPHPHARILKIHTAQAKTLPGVVAIFTHEDVPRIPYTTAGHAEPVPDPLDHYLLDHKVRFIGDRVAAIVAESPHIAEKASELISVDYEILPHVIDPIEAMNSGVVIHEEPESSQIPDKTRNISGQILLESGDIAAAFAEADVIVENTFNLPAVQHVHLEPHITISWLEADGTLVVRSSTQVPFHCQRLLSQIFNFPQDKIRVYKAQLGGGFGNKQEILSEDLCVLATLKTGKPVQWEFTRKEEFTATNSRHAMTIRIKSGVKADGKIIAQDMEIIANTGAYGNHGQTVAFLAGYIPLGLYRCPNKRLKAFAVYTNTMPAGAFRGYGATQGSFAMESQIDEIAQKLQINPREIRLKNLIRPGDVISLGTSQDHFNLIGSYAVEECWEKVTQSLNYIPNTPPITENSRRRGVGFAVSMQGSGLSKIHLASVKITKLADGKYELRTGSVDVGTGSDTTLRQIAAEVLGVTVADIKIISGDTQKTPFDAGSYASATIYISGQAVKLAAEKLLTTNQTSVELAYAADESTLTFAVQGVQVEVDIETGKVEILKCVQAIDLGKAINPRICEGQAIGGIAMGIGYALTEELIFNQQGDIINPSLREYIIPKAADIPPIEIILVEAADPYGPFGAKGVGEITINCTAPAIANAIAHATGCRLYQLPMTPERVWQQLRVIRNS; this is encoded by the coding sequence ATGCAAAAACAGTTAAATTTTCAAGTTAATCAGCAAAGTTATACAGAAAATTGTCATCCGGGAACTAGCCTTTTAAGTTTATTACGTCAATTAGGTTGGTTTGGTGTACATCGTGTGTGTGATACTGGTGATTGTGGTGCTTGTACTGTTTGGGTAAACGATACACCTATCCATAGTTGCATTTATCCAGCCATGCGAATTGCTGATAAATCGGTAACTACTATTGAAGGACTTTTCCAAAACGAAGAACTCGCGCCGATACAGCAAGCTTTTCTGGAATCACAAGGTTTTCAATGTGGTTTCTGCACTCCGGGAATGATAATGACTGCGGCGAAATTACCCGCATTGTCAGAAGCAGAATTACGTTTAGCTTTAAAAGGAAATCTCTGTCGTTGTACAGGATATCAGGCGATTATTGAAAGTATTTTGGCAAGTTATCAACCACAGATGCACAACTCCAACATCAGCGTTTATCCGCGTTCATCGGCGTTTGAAAACTCCTTCAAATCTGTTGGTAAAAACATTCCTAAACAAGATGGTACAGCAATAGTCACAGGTCAAGCAGCTTATACCGGAGATATCGCCCCACCTGGATTATTGCATCTCAAGGTATTGCGATCGCCACATCCCCACGCCAGAATTCTCAAAATTCACACAGCACAAGCCAAAACCCTTCCCGGAGTAGTGGCGATTTTCACCCATGAAGATGTCCCCAGAATACCTTATACTACCGCCGGACACGCCGAACCAGTACCCGATCCTTTAGATCATTATTTGTTAGATCATAAAGTCAGATTTATAGGCGATCGCGTTGCTGCTATAGTTGCAGAATCCCCTCATATTGCCGAAAAAGCTAGTGAATTAATTAGCGTCGATTATGAAATTCTTCCCCATGTTATCGACCCTATCGAAGCTATGAATAGCGGAGTGGTGATTCATGAAGAACCAGAATCATCGCAAATTCCCGATAAAACCCGCAATATTTCCGGACAAATTCTCCTAGAATCGGGTGATATAGCCGCAGCATTCGCCGAAGCTGATGTCATTGTCGAAAATACCTTTAATTTACCAGCAGTCCAACACGTTCATCTGGAACCCCATATTACTATCAGTTGGCTAGAAGCGGATGGAACATTAGTTGTCCGTTCTAGTACCCAAGTTCCATTTCACTGTCAACGCTTACTCTCTCAAATCTTCAACTTTCCCCAAGATAAAATCCGCGTTTATAAAGCACAACTAGGCGGTGGCTTTGGAAATAAGCAAGAAATCTTATCAGAAGACCTTTGTGTTTTAGCAACTTTGAAAACAGGTAAACCCGTACAATGGGAATTTACTAGAAAAGAAGAATTTACCGCCACAAATAGCCGTCATGCGATGACAATTCGCATCAAAAGCGGTGTCAAAGCCGATGGTAAAATTATCGCCCAAGATATGGAAATCATTGCTAACACTGGGGCGTATGGTAATCATGGGCAAACAGTGGCGTTTTTAGCAGGATATATTCCCCTGGGTTTATATCGTTGTCCCAATAAAAGATTAAAGGCTTTTGCAGTTTATACTAATACAATGCCTGCGGGTGCTTTTCGCGGTTATGGTGCAACTCAAGGAAGCTTCGCAATGGAAAGCCAAATTGATGAAATTGCCCAAAAACTCCAGATTAATCCCAGAGAAATCCGCTTAAAAAACTTAATTCGTCCCGGAGATGTCATTAGTTTAGGCACGTCCCAAGACCACTTTAACTTAATTGGTAGTTACGCTGTGGAAGAATGCTGGGAAAAAGTCACCCAGTCACTCAACTACATTCCCAATACACCGCCAATAACAGAAAATTCTCGTCGTCGTGGTGTCGGGTTTGCTGTTTCTATGCAAGGTAGCGGCTTATCTAAAATTCACCTAGCGAGTGTGAAAATCACAAAATTAGCTGATGGTAAATACGAACTCAGAACCGGTTCCGTAGACGTGGGGACTGGTTCCGACACCACCCTGCGACAAATAGCTGCGGAAGTTTTAGGTGTTACCGTTGCTGACATCAAGATTATTTCTGGCGACACGCAAAAAACACCCTTTGACGCAGGTTCTTACGCTTCCGCCACAATTTATATTTCCGGACAAGCCGTAAAACTAGCCGCCGAAAAACTCCTCACCACCAATCAAACCAGCGTGGAACTTGCCTACGCCGCAGACGAATCGACATTAACCTTTGCCGTGCAAGGTGTACAAGTTGAAGTAGATATAGAAACAGGCAAAGTAGAAATTTTAAAATGCGTCCAAGCCATTGATTTAGGCAAAGCCATCAACCCACGCATTTGTGAAGGACAAGCAATTGGGGGAATAGCAATGGGAATTGGCTATGCGTTAACCGAAGAACTGATCTTCAACCAACAAGGAGACATAATTAACCCCAGCTTAAGAGAGTATATCATACCCAAAGCCGCAGATATACCACCAATAGAAATAATCTTAGTAGAAGCCGCCGATCCCTACGGTCCCTTTGGTGCAAAAGGAGTCGGAGAAATTACAATTAATTGTACAGCCCCAGCCATAGCGAATGCGATCGCTCATGCCACAGGATGCAGACTGTACCAACTTCCTATGACACCTGAAAGAGTTTGGCAACAACTTAGGGTAATTCGTAATTCGTAA